The following are encoded together in the Ktedonobacterales bacterium genome:
- a CDS encoding NYN domain-containing protein yields MMEPKIILIDGYNVIKNTPELLAVEQRHSLAAARDALVRKLIAKYRHTSHQVVVVFDAQQPRQTEEHVQRIKLIYTCQGESADEVIARLAREGAGRHQLVVVASNDQEVRRAVLEAGGQAATSADLADHLNAPPRLLAQRARYRQSVLRRLEGASGEAGSSQHTKGNPRRPKRKRGGQTPQSPL; encoded by the coding sequence ATGATGGAACCCAAGATCATTTTGATAGATGGTTATAACGTGATTAAGAACACTCCTGAACTGTTGGCGGTGGAGCAGCGCCATAGCCTGGCCGCTGCCCGTGACGCGCTGGTGCGCAAGTTGATCGCCAAATATCGCCATACGTCGCATCAGGTAGTGGTGGTGTTCGATGCCCAGCAGCCCAGACAAACGGAAGAGCATGTCCAGCGGATCAAACTGATCTATACATGTCAGGGCGAGAGCGCCGACGAGGTGATAGCTCGCCTGGCGCGCGAAGGGGCAGGTCGGCATCAACTGGTGGTGGTTGCCAGCAACGATCAGGAGGTACGCCGCGCTGTGCTGGAGGCGGGAGGCCAGGCGGCCACAAGCGCCGACCTGGCCGACCATCTCAACGCGCCGCCGCGCCTGCTGGCCCAGCGCGCCCGCTATCGCCAGAGCGTGCTGCGGCGGTTGGAGGGCGCAAGCGGGGAGGCCGGATCGTCTCAGCACACCAAAGGCAACCCGCGCCGCCCCAAGCGTAAGCGCGGCGGCCAGACGCCGCAATCGCCGCTCTAG
- a CDS encoding thioredoxin-like domain-containing protein gives MATVEREPVRAPELSGAAWFNTDHPLTLADLKGKLVLLDFWTYCCINCMHILPDLKYLEEKYAHEPLVVIGVHSAKFENEKDTDNIRNAILRYGISHPVVVDVNHRLWNAYAVRGWPTVVLVDPAGYLLGTVSGEGHREQLDMVIAAALDAYKGAGLLDDTPLPVHLESDALVDMPLAYPGKIVADQTAVGAGARLFISDSGHHRVVIATSEGTLLDTIGTGAAGADDGSFEEASFSNPQGLALDAEHDWLYVADTDNHLLRRLDLKARTVKTVAGTGEQGIGPNLSAPALEQPLNSPWDLCFVDGLLYIAMAGCHMLWLYDPASEELRHVAGSGREARIDGPALRSAFAQPSGLTTDGRALYVADSEISSVRRVTLGDDVQVTTVAGGDLFQFGDVDGLGDLARFQHPLGVAWHDGAIYVADTYNHKIRKVDPETRRATSFLGDGKPGADDGEQPRFYEPGGLSFAGERLFIADTNNHAIRVVDLASKTVSTLTIGELCPPGFCLPEPGFAGNKAVEEE, from the coding sequence ATGGCAACCGTTGAGCGCGAGCCGGTGCGCGCGCCTGAACTTTCCGGCGCGGCCTGGTTCAATACCGACCATCCCTTGACGCTGGCCGACCTCAAGGGCAAGCTGGTCCTGCTGGACTTCTGGACCTACTGCTGCATCAACTGCATGCACATTCTGCCGGACCTCAAATACCTGGAAGAGAAATATGCCCATGAGCCGCTGGTGGTGATTGGCGTCCACTCGGCCAAGTTCGAGAACGAGAAGGATACCGACAACATCCGTAACGCCATCCTGCGCTATGGCATCAGCCATCCGGTGGTAGTTGATGTCAATCACCGCCTCTGGAACGCCTACGCTGTGCGCGGCTGGCCGACAGTCGTTCTGGTGGACCCGGCGGGCTATCTGCTGGGTACTGTCTCTGGCGAGGGCCACCGCGAGCAGCTCGATATGGTGATTGCCGCCGCGCTGGACGCCTATAAAGGGGCGGGGCTGCTCGATGACACGCCGCTGCCCGTCCACCTGGAAAGTGATGCCCTCGTTGATATGCCGCTCGCCTATCCTGGCAAGATCGTGGCCGACCAGACCGCCGTAGGCGCGGGCGCGCGCCTCTTCATCAGCGACAGCGGGCATCACCGCGTTGTCATCGCCACATCAGAGGGCACGCTGCTGGATACCATCGGGACCGGCGCGGCGGGCGCGGATGACGGCTCCTTTGAGGAGGCCAGCTTCAGCAATCCGCAGGGATTGGCGCTTGACGCCGAACACGACTGGCTCTATGTGGCCGATACGGACAATCACCTGCTGCGGCGGCTGGACCTCAAAGCCCGCACTGTCAAGACCGTCGCAGGCACAGGCGAGCAAGGCATCGGGCCGAACCTGAGTGCCCCCGCGCTTGAGCAACCGCTCAACTCGCCCTGGGATCTCTGCTTTGTGGATGGCCTGCTGTATATCGCTATGGCCGGGTGTCATATGCTCTGGCTCTATGATCCGGCCAGCGAGGAACTGCGCCACGTCGCCGGAAGCGGGCGCGAAGCGCGCATTGATGGCCCGGCGCTGCGCTCGGCCTTTGCCCAGCCCAGCGGCCTGACGACCGATGGCCGCGCGCTCTACGTCGCCGACAGCGAGATCAGCAGCGTGCGCCGCGTGACCCTGGGCGATGACGTGCAGGTCACAACCGTCGCGGGAGGCGATCTCTTCCAGTTTGGCGATGTGGACGGCCTGGGCGATCTGGCCCGCTTCCAGCATCCGCTGGGCGTGGCCTGGCACGATGGCGCGATCTACGTGGCCGACACCTATAACCACAAGATCAGGAAGGTGGACCCCGAAACGCGCCGGGCCACCAGCTTCCTGGGCGACGGCAAGCCTGGGGCCGATGACGGCGAGCAGCCGCGCTTCTACGAGCCAGGCGGCCTGAGCTTTGCGGGAGAGCGCCTCTTCATCGCCGATACCAACAATCACGCGATCCGCGTCGTTGATCTGGCGAGCAAAACGGTTTCCACGCTGACCATCGGCGAACTCTGCCCGCCGGGCTTCTGCCTGCCAGAGCCAGGGTTCGCGGGCAACAAAGCAGTCGAAGAAGAATAG
- a CDS encoding DUF3307 domain-containing protein, translated as MDVLAAVLVWLACHFVGDFAFQSGWMSANKGKSWEINAYHAATYTAVFVLFARATPAAIAIIFLTHCIIDPLKTRYNIIKPIWVDQALHFMVIFALLALQFAFPDSIFGLHAALPGLIIGK; from the coding sequence ATGGATGTTCTGGCTGCGGTGCTGGTCTGGCTGGCCTGCCATTTTGTGGGCGACTTTGCCTTTCAGTCGGGGTGGATGTCGGCCAACAAAGGCAAAAGCTGGGAGATCAATGCCTACCACGCGGCAACGTATACCGCCGTCTTTGTCTTATTTGCCAGGGCGACGCCTGCCGCCATTGCTATCATCTTTCTCACGCACTGTATCATAGACCCCCTGAAAACGCGCTATAACATCATCAAGCCCATCTGGGTAGACCAGGCGCTGCACTTCATGGTTATCTTTGCGCTGCTGGCGCTGCAATTTGCTTTCCCCGACTCCATCTTTGGCCTGCACGCCGCGCTCCCTGGCCTGATCATTGGCAAGTAG
- a CDS encoding VWA domain-containing protein, with protein sequence MLPENNDLLTAHDLERGHQLQRKLVEFGRLLWDMGLDVGPGRMVEASKTISLIDVKKREDFYHALKCTLLSRHEQEPLFDQAFFYFWQMKHRLSKLDDNAIVKSDEKRGSPIRLPPRERQELEAQAARLTRQLMQPQRDAGRARPSDQADQSDDDDDDEAQGTAYSAIEQLRGKDFESYSWEEMQEAKRLMAEMHWHLGERPTRRKAPSRKGAYPDLRRIIRRNMKYGGELMELTWRKIRRKPRPLVIICDISGSMSLYSRLLLHFIHTISSGLQNTEAFVFGTRLTRITRQLRKRDVDDAVRDVSKNVQDWSGGTRIGECLRDFNYRWARRVLGHGAVVLIISDGWDRGEPDVLRAEMDRLQHSSHRLIWLNPLLGAEDYRPVTIGMKTALPFIDNFLSAHSLDSLLELGKVLEQIDDSRPSRRGQARLQQLPGR encoded by the coding sequence ATGCTGCCAGAGAACAACGACTTGCTCACCGCTCATGATCTGGAGCGCGGCCACCAGCTTCAGCGCAAGCTGGTGGAGTTCGGGCGGCTGCTCTGGGATATGGGCCTGGATGTTGGCCCGGGCCGCATGGTGGAAGCCTCGAAAACAATCAGCCTGATTGATGTTAAGAAGCGCGAGGACTTCTATCACGCGCTCAAATGCACGCTGCTCTCACGACACGAGCAGGAGCCGCTCTTTGACCAGGCGTTTTTTTACTTCTGGCAAATGAAGCACCGGCTGAGCAAGCTGGACGACAACGCCATCGTCAAGAGCGACGAAAAGCGCGGCAGCCCTATCCGTCTGCCGCCGCGCGAGCGCCAGGAACTGGAGGCGCAGGCCGCGCGCCTGACTCGCCAGTTGATGCAGCCCCAGCGCGATGCTGGCCGCGCGCGCCCATCGGATCAGGCCGATCAGAGCGACGATGACGACGATGACGAGGCCCAGGGAACCGCCTACAGCGCCATCGAGCAGCTGCGCGGCAAAGACTTCGAGTCCTATAGCTGGGAAGAGATGCAGGAGGCCAAGCGCCTGATGGCTGAGATGCACTGGCATCTCGGCGAGCGGCCCACGCGCCGCAAGGCTCCGTCGCGCAAAGGCGCCTACCCCGATCTGCGCCGCATCATTCGCCGCAATATGAAGTATGGCGGCGAGTTGATGGAACTGACCTGGCGCAAGATCAGACGCAAGCCGCGCCCGCTGGTCATCATCTGCGACATCAGCGGCTCGATGAGCCTCTATTCGCGTCTGCTCTTGCATTTTATCCACACCATCTCCAGCGGCTTGCAGAACACCGAAGCCTTTGTCTTTGGCACGCGCCTGACGCGCATCACCCGCCAGCTTCGCAAGCGCGACGTAGATGACGCGGTACGTGACGTTTCCAAGAATGTGCAGGATTGGTCAGGCGGCACACGCATTGGCGAATGCCTGCGCGACTTTAACTATCGCTGGGCGCGGCGCGTCCTGGGGCATGGCGCGGTGGTGCTGATTATCAGCGACGGTTGGGATCGCGGCGAACCCGACGTGCTGCGGGCCGAGATGGACCGTTTGCAACACAGCAGCCACCGCCTGATCTGGCTGAACCCGCTGCTGGGCGCGGAGGATTATCGCCCGGTGACGATTGGCATGAAGACCGCGCTGCCCTTCATTGATAATTTTCTCTCGGCCCACAGCCTGGACAGCTTGCTGGAACTGGGCAAAGTGCTGGAGCAGATTGACGACAGTCGCCCCAGCCGCCGGGGGCAGGCGCGCTTGCAGCAGCTACCTGGAAGATAA
- a CDS encoding type II toxin-antitoxin system RelE/ParE family toxin, with product MAWTIEYYEQADDTQPAEVFEDRLDREHPKLAGKLLEITAALRSAGHRLSGGYIEPCRSHSGLWEIRVIHSQWLGREFFGFDAERIVLLHGYVKRGGQEASKRDLDLAFAYWADYKQTRKISLAREEDNEPI from the coding sequence ATGGCATGGACGATAGAATATTATGAGCAGGCCGATGACACTCAACCGGCTGAGGTATTTGAAGACCGGCTAGACCGAGAACATCCCAAACTGGCAGGGAAACTCCTGGAGATTACAGCCGCACTCCGCAGCGCGGGCCATCGCTTAAGTGGGGGATATATCGAGCCATGCCGGAGCCATAGCGGCCTCTGGGAAATTCGTGTCATCCATAGCCAATGGCTGGGCCGTGAGTTCTTTGGCTTCGACGCTGAACGCATCGTTCTACTACACGGTTATGTTAAACGAGGCGGCCAGGAAGCTTCCAAGCGTGATCTTGATCTCGCGTTCGCCTATTGGGCTGACTACAAGCAAACGCGCAAGATCAGTCTAGCCAGGGAGGAAGATAATGAACCGATTTGA
- a CDS encoding dihydrolipoamide acetyltransferase family protein, translating into MNKIAMPKLSDMMEEGKILNWLKKEGDTVNKGEAVAEVETEKTNMEIEAFASGVLRKILVPAGQTAPVGSAIALVGDPNEPLEAEPQAPAQAASPGRAQASTSGGNGRAASAPAPQPQPQAAPAARPAGVVEGERIFISPIARRIAAEHNLNISQIQGTGPNGRIIREDVENALRQPQAAPAPVFVPAPAIAAAQPGEDVTAVPLTQMRKTIARRLSASMQQAPHFYVTMAIDMTKASALRAQINDFTQTEKEPIKVSFNDLITKAVALALARMPEINVSFDGDNLLFKRHINIGLAVALDQGLIVPVIRDADHRGILEIARESRRLIDAAHNNKLKPEDYQGGTFSISNMGMFGVEEFTAVINPPESAILAVGAIIPTPVVVDGQVVVRDRMKVTVSIDHRAIDGATAARFLQEVKRLLEEPMGMLV; encoded by the coding sequence ATGAATAAAATCGCTATGCCCAAGCTGAGCGATATGATGGAAGAGGGCAAAATCCTCAACTGGCTCAAAAAAGAGGGCGATACCGTCAATAAAGGCGAGGCAGTGGCGGAGGTTGAGACCGAAAAAACCAATATGGAAATCGAAGCCTTTGCCAGCGGTGTGCTGCGCAAAATCCTGGTGCCAGCGGGCCAGACCGCGCCCGTTGGATCAGCGATTGCGCTGGTCGGCGACCCCAACGAGCCGCTGGAGGCGGAGCCACAGGCTCCCGCCCAGGCGGCCAGCCCAGGCCGCGCCCAGGCGTCCACCAGCGGCGGGAATGGCCGCGCAGCCTCTGCGCCCGCGCCTCAGCCGCAGCCTCAAGCGGCGCCTGCGGCCAGGCCAGCAGGCGTTGTCGAGGGCGAGCGCATCTTTATCAGCCCGATTGCCCGGCGCATTGCCGCCGAGCATAACCTGAACATCAGCCAGATTCAGGGGACCGGCCCCAATGGGCGCATCATCCGCGAGGACGTGGAAAACGCCCTGCGCCAGCCGCAGGCCGCGCCCGCGCCGGTCTTTGTGCCTGCTCCGGCGATTGCCGCCGCGCAGCCCGGCGAGGATGTGACCGCCGTTCCGCTGACGCAGATGCGCAAGACTATTGCGCGCCGCCTCTCCGCGAGCATGCAGCAAGCGCCGCACTTCTACGTCACGATGGCGATTGACATGACCAAGGCGAGCGCGCTCCGCGCGCAGATCAACGATTTTACCCAGACCGAAAAAGAGCCGATCAAGGTCAGCTTCAACGATCTGATTACGAAAGCGGTGGCGCTGGCGCTGGCGCGTATGCCGGAGATCAACGTCTCGTTTGACGGCGACAACCTGCTTTTCAAGCGCCATATCAACATTGGCCTGGCGGTGGCGCTGGATCAGGGCTTGATCGTGCCGGTGATCCGCGACGCTGACCACAGGGGCATTTTGGAGATCGCCCGCGAATCGCGTCGGCTGATTGACGCCGCTCACAACAACAAGCTCAAGCCGGAAGACTACCAGGGTGGCACCTTCTCGATCAGCAACATGGGTATGTTTGGCGTCGAGGAGTTCACCGCCGTCATCAACCCACCCGAATCAGCTATTCTGGCCGTCGGGGCGATCATCCCCACGCCTGTTGTCGTTGATGGGCAGGTCGTCGTGCGTGATCGCATGAAAGTGACGGTTTCTATTGATCACCGCGCTATTGATGGCGCGACTGCCGCGCGCTTCCTTCAGGAAGTGAAACGCCTGCTGGAAGAGCCAATGGGCATGCTGGTCTAG
- a CDS encoding WD40 repeat domain-containing protein, with protein sequence MQKKSLIWLAIMLSLALPFVAACSDHPSSSRTPGVSAAPGEVLYVLDGYSAGGANVGQRIVAFQPGASSVIASLPAGLTSQDHQRLYVAAPQGNQTNITIYTTQTGAALGAFAIPGAYSTGMRGYETGAISPNGRWLALRQVAADLSETTIALVDTQARKVVKTEHLVGDFDLDAISPNAQTVYLLQNTNDAQHHYYVRAYDLTTDQLNPAIIVDKTEIDETDMQGQALTRQMAPDGSMSYTLYINRQENKAFIHILPLSDQPDGFFARCIDLPSGASPDLLAYYTLALSPDGSRLYAVNSALGTVTSITVKTDYVFDIQAGTTQRFRSPLASTNGAPVPYNGAVVSPDQQALYVAGVDGIWALSTRDSHVLGRYLAGQSFTSVALSADGQMLYAVSPSQGIVMFNLITGQAGQPMRGVATSPWAIAWVSK encoded by the coding sequence ATGCAGAAGAAATCGCTCATCTGGCTTGCCATCATGCTCAGCCTGGCGCTTCCGTTTGTCGCCGCCTGTAGCGATCACCCCTCGTCATCCCGGACTCCAGGGGTTTCTGCGGCGCCAGGGGAGGTGCTGTATGTGCTGGATGGCTACAGCGCCGGGGGCGCCAACGTCGGCCAGCGCATTGTCGCCTTCCAACCCGGCGCGAGCAGCGTCATTGCTTCATTGCCCGCTGGCCTGACCTCGCAAGATCATCAGCGCCTCTACGTCGCCGCGCCGCAGGGCAATCAGACCAACATCACCATCTATACTACGCAGACCGGCGCAGCACTGGGCGCATTTGCCATCCCTGGCGCATACTCCACCGGCATGCGCGGCTATGAAACCGGCGCGATCTCGCCCAATGGCCGCTGGCTGGCGCTGCGCCAGGTCGCAGCAGACCTCAGCGAGACGACCATTGCCCTGGTAGATACCCAGGCGCGCAAGGTCGTCAAAACTGAACATCTCGTCGGCGACTTTGATCTGGACGCCATCTCGCCCAACGCGCAGACCGTCTACCTGCTCCAGAACACCAACGACGCCCAGCATCATTACTACGTTCGCGCCTACGATCTGACGACGGACCAATTGAACCCGGCTATCATCGTTGACAAGACCGAGATTGACGAGACCGACATGCAAGGCCAGGCGCTCACTCGGCAGATGGCTCCTGACGGCTCCATGAGCTACACGCTCTATATCAATCGGCAGGAAAACAAAGCCTTTATCCATATCCTGCCATTGAGTGATCAGCCCGATGGCTTCTTTGCCCGCTGCATTGATCTGCCCTCTGGCGCTTCGCCCGACCTGCTGGCCTACTACACACTGGCCCTCTCGCCCGACGGCAGCAGGCTTTACGCCGTCAACAGCGCGCTGGGAACTGTGACCAGCATCACCGTCAAGACGGATTACGTCTTCGACATCCAGGCAGGGACGACACAGCGGTTCCGTTCGCCCCTTGCCAGCACGAACGGCGCGCCCGTTCCCTACAACGGCGCGGTGGTTTCGCCCGACCAGCAGGCGCTCTATGTCGCCGGGGTGGATGGCATCTGGGCGCTCAGCACACGGGATAGCCATGTGTTGGGACGCTACCTGGCGGGCCAGTCCTTCACCAGCGTGGCGCTCAGCGCAGATGGTCAGATGCTCTATGCGGTCAGCCCGTCACAGGGCATCGTCATGTTCAACCTCATCACCGGACAGGCCGGGCAGCCTATGCGCGGTGTGGCTACGTCCCCCTGGGCGATTGCCTGGGTGAGTAAATAG
- a CDS encoding XdhC/CoxI family protein: protein MSVSRETPARKGPAMAEIYETLKASLANERPVALATLVGGAGPLAAKLLVFQDGATQGTLGSAQLNARVAADARPMIWQGAAKTISYTPEAADEPQAGALDVFIETFPPPHKLVIVGAGHIAIPLTTFGKTLGYRVIVIDARAAFATRERFPHADEVICEWPDEVLGKQIPLHVATAAAVLTHDPKFDEPTLRVLLKSDVSYIGAIGSRKTSEERSERLRQQGITDEQLARIHGPIGLNIGAVSPEEMALAIMAEIVAARHGRERSATAWQTK from the coding sequence TTGAGTGTTTCACGTGAAACACCTGCCCGGAAAGGTCCGGCAATGGCTGAAATCTACGAAACCCTCAAGGCCAGCCTGGCGAATGAGCGCCCGGTGGCGCTTGCCACGCTCGTTGGTGGCGCTGGACCGTTGGCCGCAAAGCTGCTGGTCTTTCAAGACGGCGCGACTCAGGGTACGCTGGGCAGCGCGCAGTTAAACGCGCGCGTGGCCGCAGACGCGCGCCCCATGATCTGGCAGGGCGCGGCCAAAACCATCAGCTACACCCCAGAAGCTGCTGATGAGCCGCAGGCCGGGGCGTTGGATGTCTTTATCGAAACCTTTCCGCCGCCGCATAAGCTGGTCATCGTGGGCGCTGGGCATATCGCCATCCCGCTGACCACCTTTGGCAAAACGCTGGGCTATCGGGTGATCGTGATTGACGCGCGCGCCGCCTTTGCCACCCGCGAGCGTTTCCCCCACGCCGATGAGGTCATCTGCGAATGGCCGGATGAAGTGCTGGGAAAGCAGATACCCTTGCACGTGGCAACCGCCGCCGCTGTCCTGACACACGACCCTAAGTTCGATGAGCCGACGCTGCGCGTGCTGCTTAAGAGCGACGTAAGCTACATTGGCGCGATTGGCAGCCGCAAAACCAGTGAGGAGCGCAGCGAGCGCCTGCGCCAGCAGGGCATCACCGACGAGCAGCTTGCGCGCATTCACGGCCCCATCGGCTTGAACATCGGCGCGGTCTCCCCTGAAGAGATGGCGCTGGCGATTATGGCCGAGATCGTGGCGGCGCGGCATGGCCGCGAACGCTCGGCAACCGCCTGGCAAACAAAATAA
- a CDS encoding helix-turn-helix transcriptional regulator, giving the protein MNRFEQRLRKRLQNPEVAAGFREMAAERTLLQRLEEIREQQQITKEELALRMGKHREAVSRLLNASDANPTLETLIELLMALGITAEITLRPAIEGEEPIKVARAG; this is encoded by the coding sequence ATGAACCGATTTGAGCAACGCCTGCGCAAGCGGCTTCAGAACCCAGAAGTCGCGGCGGGCTTCCGCGAAATGGCCGCTGAGCGAACGCTGCTGCAACGCCTGGAGGAAATCCGCGAGCAGCAGCAGATTACCAAAGAGGAGCTTGCGCTGCGGATGGGCAAACATCGGGAAGCGGTATCGCGGCTGCTGAACGCGAGCGACGCGAACCCAACCCTGGAAACCCTCATCGAACTGTTGATGGCGCTGGGCATTACCGCCGAAATTACCTTGCGCCCGGCAATCGAAGGTGAGGAGCCGATCAAGGTTGCGCGGGCGGGCTAA
- a CDS encoding XdhC family protein produces MKDILPDVEKWRAQGARVAVATVTAVVGSAPRQEGAKLAVSERGEISGSVSGGCVEPAVITAAEEVIKTGTPQMLTFGISEEENLEKIGLSCGGEIKVFVERLDW; encoded by the coding sequence ATGAAAGACATTTTGCCCGATGTAGAGAAGTGGCGCGCACAGGGCGCGCGCGTGGCCGTTGCAACCGTTACGGCGGTGGTTGGCTCCGCGCCACGCCAGGAAGGCGCGAAGCTGGCCGTCAGCGAGCGCGGCGAGATCAGCGGCTCCGTCAGCGGCGGCTGTGTTGAGCCAGCCGTTATTACCGCTGCCGAAGAGGTTATCAAGACCGGCACGCCGCAGATGCTCACCTTCGGCATTAGCGAAGAAGAAAATCTGGAAAAGATCGGCCTCTCCTGCGGCGGCGAGATCAAAGTCTTCGTGGAGCGGCTGGATTGGTAG